The sequence below is a genomic window from Montipora capricornis isolate CH-2021 chromosome 14, ASM3666992v2, whole genome shotgun sequence.
GACGATCGGTTGGTTGGAATTGTTGTGGACGAATCACATTGTGTAGTGAGCTGGTAAGCCTAATCTCGGTTTGTCGATGTTTGATGCGATATATTGTGACAGAAAAGTAACTTGAGCACGTGTTACTTTTCAAGACATTGCAGATACACTGTACCTATAAATCATTTTGTGTTCACCAAATGAAGAATCCGAAAGAAAACTTGTTCAGACAGAAAGTGGCTACCTCTCATTGTGTAAGCATATCGCATCAAAATATTCGGTGGTATCAGCATGATAGAAATTCCTTTATAAATTCATATTGATAATTGCAAATTTTGCtaatggaaaaaaattgctatgCGTGTCACGCACTTTTGTGTcccctgctagcagaggctcTTTTCCTTGGATTCACTAAGTGAACACCATGGAAAGAgcctctgctagcaggaaaCCTTGGGTgtcacaggaaaaaatattttgtgttgCCTTGAAAGCTCTGCCTACTATCAGAGgccaattaaaaaaattaagtaaatgccccgtttgtataaatgtaacAAGCTAGCCACGTTTCACGAAAACAATATACCACAGTACTAATGAAACACCTATTTTTTAGGGGTCTAAGTGTCACACCATTCAGGGCAGCTTACAGCAAAGTGGGTGATGTGCGAGGGTTTACAAGAAAACCATTTCTGTGCCTTACAGCCACTGCAGGGAAAACTATCAGATCCCAAATTATGAAGAACCTGCACATGAAGAGTGCTAAGGTTGTAAACCTTAGCCCAAACAAGTCAAACATAAAACTGTGTGTATCAAAACTTGATAGAAATGAGGAACTGGATGAAACCTTTGCCTCGCTGATCGAGGACCTGAAATCCAAGGGCtgtgaaatgaaaaaaaccatCATTTACTGCAGATCCATCACTGCATGTGGAGACATTTTTGAAGTCCTTTTGGAAAACCTCCCAAACAACGAACTATATGGTATGTTCCACAGTAAGACCCCCGAGTCAATTCAGAAGAATGTCTGATACGAATTTGTAAAGAGAGACAGCAAAATGCGGCTGGTTGTTGCCACTTGTGCTTTGGGCATGGGTGTTGACATTCCTGATGTTGAACTTATCATTCACTACGGTATACCAACAGAAGTAGAAAGCTATGTGCAAGAGATTGGGAGGGGAGGTAGGGATGGCAGGGCATGTGCTGCTTTTCTGTACTACAAGCCCTATCATCTTGCTCACTGTGACAAAGAAATGAGAGACTATGTAAAAGCTACCAGTTGCCGGCGTAAGGaactactgaaacattttaaagaaaaagaagctaCTTTGGATGTCATGCATAAGTGCTGTGACTTTTGTACCCAGCTTTGCAAGTGCCAGGGAGCTGACTGTGTCATGCAACTCGAGGCGGAGGAGAATGTGGACACAAGTTTGCCTTTGGAATCGCTTAGTCGTACAGTAGAAAGTGAGGAACGTGAACTGTTCATTGAGCTTCTTAAGGACATTGACAAACTTGGAACTTACGAGACTTTGGGTTCAGATCTCATACTGGAATTAGCTGGTAAGctagaatatatatttttggcagattatttgattgaaaatttcCCCATTTTCAATCCACACCTGGCTAATGACATAATTCTGGCTGTAAAAGACATTTTCAATGACATATCTGAAGCAAGTGCCTATATGACAATGGATTTTGAGCCATATTTTGAAGATGATCCTCTTTTGCTTGGTGCAGCATATTGTAGTAACATCAGTGAGAGCAGCTCTGATGACAATGGCAGTGTTCAATAATCTTAATGTAAAGAAAGAACACGTATTTTACCAACCATTTTTCTAATTATTATTCTTCATTAAGTCTTCATTACTTCTTTGTTTCCAACTCAAGAGGCTGTAGATAAGGTTTTAATTAAAAGGTGACCAATTATTTTGGGTTATCTTTTTTCGcactttttttaattgaaatgaATAGTTATGTGTTGTAAGGACAAATGCATTTGGGAATCTGTCATAATGTAGAGTTTCCCCATGGGCATAACTGTTTATGATGAATGGGATTTAAGTAGAGGGGTTGTTTTGGGGACCTGTAATTCCAGGGGAAGGGTTCTTCAAATGAACTATCCTCCCACCTGCCCAggggaattaatttttttgtacaaTCGGTTATTGCACAGCATGGTTCAATATTTTCTTACTCTAGCTAATGCAGGGTGAAAGCTACCATTTTAACACTGCTAAAAGTCATAATTACTGTATGAATGATTTCAGTGTCTGGTGTGCACACTCTCCTGCCATTCCCATGTCCCCCTATTGGGAATTGCTAAAAACAGTTTCTGAAGATTTTAAAGCAGAGgccttaaaggggcagtgtcatgctaTTTGGAAACTCTATAAAAGCTAGGTGTCTTCGTGTTAATTGAATTCCAAAACTAATGGCATAGCTTTGTTATTAAAGATTATTTGAAGGTAATGAAACTGTTTCCTGTCACCTGTCGCTACGAATggcaaggatggaaatggattgataCTTGAATACAGTGgccttattatttttaaaattggccaaattatttttttcaaatttctatGGTACGTCTTCCAAAATCCTCAATAAATTTATTACAGCTAGCCCTCTCTGAAAATATTCATTAAATATCTCTGTCATAGCTTTACAGAACTATTTTGTTCTAAAACATAAATGTAATGATTTTAGCACAGAATTGCCTAAAACAGCAACATCttcatgacactgccccttatTGAGGTGCCCTTGTGTACATCATAACCAGTATTTTGTTATGCTATGTGTTCATGTTTGCTTACAATAGAATTATAGTTTCAGTAATATACTAAAACTGTTTAAAGTATTTACACTTTCCACCTTGGATAATGGAATTTCTGAGTTTAAACATGTCCGCCTTGCAGTCAATATAATATATTACAAATTTGCTTGAATCAATGATATGTATTTGTTGTAAACTGGCTGAAATTATTGATATCCAAACTGTGTACgaatttatttaattgccaTATTAAAGCTATGAGACTGTTGTTAGTAGCAGGTAATCCTTATATTAA
It includes:
- the LOC138033244 gene encoding ATP-dependent DNA helicase RecQ-like codes for the protein MACSSATSKEFSRKELLSLLSSVLDNLDDGKIKKLSEEQFKALFHFLNGRDTFACLPTGHGKTLIYQIAVLIARTGKVPILPSNPLVVVVSPLNALISDQLESCQRLKLKAVKMEQELFGNDDKRTELDQAEVVYCSPETLENIQSKQFLVKMDDRLVGIVVDESHCVVSWGLSVTPFRAAYSKVGDVRGFTRKPFLCLTATAGKTIRSQIMKNLHMKSAKVVNLSPNKSNIKLCVSKLDRNEELDETFASLIEDLKSKGCEMKKTIIYCRSITACGDIFEVLLENLPNNELYGMFHSKTPESIQKNV
- the LOC138033245 gene encoding putative ATP-dependent DNA helicase Q1, whose product is MRLVVATCALGMGVDIPDVELIIHYGIPTEVESYVQEIGRGGRDGRACAAFLYYKPYHLAHCDKEMRDYVKATSCRRKELLKHFKEKEATLDVMHKCCDFCTQLCKCQGADCVMQLEAEENVDTSLPLESLSRTVESEERELFIELLKDIDKLGTYETLGSDLILELAGKLEYIFLADYLIENFPIFNPHLANDIILAVKDIFNDISEASAYMTMDFEPYFEDDPLLLGAAYCSNISESSSDDNGSVQ